ACGAAGAACACAATACTCACAATAAAAGCAGATAGAATGCTCACGACTAGGACGGGCCGCTGGCTATAATCGGTCCTCACTGTTGCATAAGTATTGAGAACGAACGCCAGTGGTTTCATGACGATGAGCTAGGTAGATCGTTCAATGGCGGTGGGAGAAAAGATGAACAACACGGGCCCAACTCAAAGCCCTAATTTGATCGAAAACTTTCGGTATTCCCAATTCTGTCATAACCCCAACTCAAAGCCCTATAAGTTTATTGATGCCTATTtaataatttgtaaattaaattggGATAATTGACACTTTTTATTTTGGCGGAACTCAAATTGGAGACTTTTCTAAGAGCATTGTtggaaattttattattattattattattattaaataattgagtggaaattagaagtgatgtttttggtgaaaatatgcGTCTATCATAATGAAGAGTTGTAACTTTTAACTATTCATGAATGATCACATGCTTTATAAAGAAGTATCTAAAATCTATAAATAAGTGAAGCCTCCTATAATCATAaaaccatatatatatgttcatattAATACATTGAGTGCACTAAAAATTAGAGTTTCATTGAGTCTATATGAGAGCCTTTTCAACACAATTGTAATTCGTTGaagccttgtgatttggagtgtgCAAGCGTCAACCAACCATGAGCACCATAGTGGGggcgtaaacttgtcttaaggacaGAGTGTCCAACACTTGTCTTGACTATATTTCTAggttttttctaatccattatgtcatgttcatttaacattggttaatcatgtgcatgcattactttgatatataattgcatgaattatttcttaattttctgtgTGATTTAATATACCAATTAGACCCTATTTTAAGTTTAGGTTTGGTTGCTATAATCTTGTCATCGTTTCCGAATTGGCATTTCATAATTGGTAATTCATAATTGCTCGTTGTTTTGCATGATTGCATACTTGGGGTTTCCATATTCGTTTTGATTGTTAATTTAATAAGTGCATGATCACTTTGTAGACAACATTTTTGTATTCATACATGTATTGTATCGAAGAACATGCCAACCATATATGTATTATTGTTGTGTTTTTACGTCTGCTTAATGTCGTATGCACGAAGTGAttcataaatttatatattattcgTGAATTTATTAAGATTTGATTGGATTCaaattaagagataatattGGAGCATGCATAGCGCTTCTTTTGTCTTTTACATAAGTGATAAGGATACGTGTATAATCTTATACTAGTTGACAAAAGGTTATTTCCTCACGAGTTTTCACAGGGAGAAGTTATTTGGTGAAgcaaatttttgtaacatgatGTTTTCTCTACTTACATTGGTTTTTTTTGTGTTCGATTAGTTACCGACGAAGTTTAAACGCCAGTCATGTGAAGTAAGCTCCACACCTAATctccactaaaaaaaaaaattaggatccctttgcataaagggcatatatatatatatatatatatatatatgtatgtatatatatatagacacacacacatacatatataatatatgtatacgtatataatatatgtatgtatgtatgtgtctatatatagacacacacctCCCTACACAATTACAATTGGTTTCAGAAATTGGACAAAATCTGAATACAAGTGACTAAATAGGTTACAAGGTCTTTAACGTATTAATGAAAGATGGAATTTTAATAACCTTTCCACTTGATTCTCATTACTTTTTacttgaattttcttgtttatcctttcaattttcttcttacTCATTCTTGGTGATCAAAACTATGTAACTTTTAGATCACTCAGTAAACTTCAACTCtacaaattcaacaaaattagaaattatttgatAGCCAGTTCACATTGTCGATATTTTAGTTAAGTGAAGAACATGATTTGTCTATTCTATAAATAACCGTTAAATGActaaataattttcaatttaattattttttaataaagatgaTCATTAAGAGTAACCTAAAAATAGGTAGTTCAGATATTGTGCAACATTACAAGATAAAAGAAGAGTAAAATAAGAAAGTCCAAATCAAAAAGTTGCTAAAAAAGATTAATTTTTCCAGAATGCAGTGCAAAACTTAAcagaacaaaaaaatttctttttatgaTAGGCAAACGAAACCTGTGTTGCgaatttttttacacaattacTATTGGTTTCAGAAATTAGACAAAATCTGAATACAAGTGGCTAAATAGGTTACAAGGTCTTTAACGTATTAAAGAAAGGTGGAATTCTAATAACCTTTCCACTCGATTCTCATTACTTTTTACTTGAATTTTCTCGTTTACCCTTTCAGCTTTCTTCTTATTCATGCTTGGTGATCaaaattatgtaatttttagATCACTCAGTAAACCTCAACTCtacaaaatcaacaaaattagaaattatttgacCGCCCGTTCAcattgttgatattttagttaAATGAAGAAAATGGTTTGTCTATTCTATAAATAACCGTTAGATGACTAAATAATTTtcaacttaattattttttaataaagatgaTCATTAAGAGTAACCTAAAAATAGGTAGTTCAGATATTGTGCAACATTACAAGATAAAAGAAGAGTAAAATAAGAAAGTCCAAATCAAAAAGTTGCTAAAAAAGATTAATTTTTCCAGAATGCAGTGCAAAACTTAACAGAACAAAAAATTTTGCTTTCTATGATAGGCAAACGAAACCTGTGTTGCCAAATTTTTATCTGTATATTTTTATAGTCACACATCTGCATACAAGGGATGGATGCTTTTTAGAATTTGAACACCTTAATCCTCTTTAGTTCCCTAACCCCACATGCATCCTACTttagtaaacaaaaagaaagtggAGGATTATAAAGCAACCATAATGAGAGGATATCACGCCTATCTAATCCATCGACATCCATACAAGACAACACCGCATCTAAAATCTCTCCATCATATAATATCGATTACTTTATGCTAATGGTAGTCCCCGTCATTCAGCTTGATTTACACTTTCGCATTTCTATtaccttattttttttctttgcaattCATTGTGTTAGCATTGTTTGCCGTTAAATAAGTCGAAATTTCTTTCAAGTTGattttttcaaatgaaaaactaatctaaaataaaattagtcGTAAAAATAAACTCCAATGGATTGAACTAGAgtgaaaataaaaggaaaaacaaagaggaaaatgcaagaaaatttTTTACAAGAACAAAATTGAGAATGTTAATAAACCATGTGGACTAACGGTGTAAAATTGACCTATAATTTTAATTCTTGCTCAATTTCCCAAACCTTAAGTTATCGTTTGCGTGTGTTGAGTGCCTTTTGTATCAATCACTGTTCTGGGTGGGTGTTATGTATAGTGTTCctattccttttctttttttttttcttttcttttcctttttccttttatcATGAAAAGGAAATATCCAATGCCCCCACATGCGATCCCTTTTCTCCTTGGTAAAATCTTTGTATCCCAAACcgaaccctatttccctctttTCATGCGATATGCGaatattcaaatatatattaaacCCCACACATCTGACCAAAaataaaccccaaaaaaaaggaagccctttttcttccttttacaatatcttataaaattaaaattccaagttccaactatatatatttcacaataaaataatatagaATTAAGTCCAGATAACTACTCAACTTTAGAGCTGAATCTAAAATTGgttctaaatttttaaaatattttaaataactacttaaagttttaaaaattgaaCATTTATTTTGTTCACTAGCGTTCAGGGATGACAAGACAAGTATTAAGCGTGTTTTAACTCTTCAAGTCATCTATGCAAATTTGAATCTCTAAATTGACGTCATTTAGCTAAGCAAATTTATGGTAGAACTTGGCGAGAATGAGTCAATTTGAGGGATTAGAACTCCAAAAACCTCAATTAGTGAAAATCAACTTTAGTATTTGTCCACCTTATCATTTAATGTTAATAACGTCATTACTTAATTTTGGTAAAGTCCTCGCTGACCTACTAGATgtctaattttcaaaactttagtTAGTTATTTGAAATGTTTCAAAAGTTAAGACTAATTTGAAATTACCACAAAAGATTGAGGTGTTTTTgctcaataatatatataaagattcagtaaaaacaaagttacaaGCTCCCCAAATCCACTGACAAGGAGAAAGACAAATTAATCCTTCAGTAGCTAAATATGTTAATAATCTTGAAGTGGAACACTTGAAACACTAAACCACTTTGCTCTTTAATTTCCTCATATATTTACTAGTAACTCCGATATAAAATCTCCTCTCTACTGCTTCAAGCAACACAGGTTGGCAGCAAGCAGCTTGAAAAGAACCCAAATCCTCTCTTCTGCAAccaaaaagttgaagaaaaaaaaaaagaagaaacaattaCTATAAATTTATTAGAAAGAACTTTATACAATAAGGTCAAAAAAGAGGTTAAAACTAAAGTCCTAATGGATGGCACTTTATTTAAGGatgcaacaatttttttttcacgttGGTGAAGATAAAGAGACTTTGGAGAGCTGCCTTTACCTTTCTGGATTTTGCATAGAGGAGGTCTGGTGAAATTTTGTACAAGTCTTCATCCACTGGCTTTGGTGTAGGCCTGTGCCTTGGTGGAGGGCTTGGTGGCTCCTTCACGTCACTCACCACCCAACTTTCCTCTTTTGCTTCTTTCACATGTGACTGCAGCATTTTGTTCTGCAGAATTTGCCACCAAtagtaaaaaaaatcaatcatccatccatccatccatccatcaaACCATGTAAGTACTTTGGAAATAATCGACAGAGTAAACATGTTaagaatttaatgaaaaataggACCACGTAAGTACTTTGGAAATAATCCACAGAGTAAACATGTTaagaatttaatgaaaaataggACACAAGAGACTAAGACGTCAATAAAGTGTGCTAAACTGTGGTTTGTATACAGTTATTATCAGTTTAGTGTCCCTCCAGTCTTATTTTTAAAAGTTCGTAACAAGTTTTATGTGCGTGCATTTCTCTAACTTGATAAAATAAGGTTTTATGATTAGGATTAAATCCTAAAGATTATCTATATAATgtggaatttgaagaaaatttggacttggaaaacAAGTTGATCAttaagaatttaaaatttaCCCTTCTGCGAGGAACAACAATCATGGCAGGTGTGACAACATGATTCTCATACAGATCACCAGCAACGTACAGATCACGCTCCTCATCGTGTCCATCAGAGTAAGTAGTGTAGCGCAGAAGCCCAGCCTGCCTTGCCGACTCAAAACACTGAGTAAATGGAAGGTCTTGGTTCCAATCCCAGCTCCCAAACGCTGGAACTTGACTCCTCATCATCCTAAATTCCTGTTTATACACAAAACCCGCAAATTCATATCAGAAAAAAGTAAACAAAGGATTTGACATCTTCAAGATTAAACTCCAAAAGGGTATTAAAAACAAGGCTTACTTGATCCATTGAGTGTGAAAGTTTTGAGCTTTGTGCAGAAGAGAAGAGATTTTGACCTAAGAGACTCAAAGGGTTGCAAAATGTGGTGCCTTTGTTTCTCCTCCCTTTCTTTTGATGTTGGGTGAATGTGAGCGTGGGTTTATGATAACCTATTTAAAAGGAAGGctgggtagagagagagagagagagagagagagagagagagagagtcataAAGTAGGGGGTATATCGGGATCCAAAGGTTAAGGCATGCCGGCAGGGAGTAAAATACGCAAATTGGTAtggtaaaaatgaaaagaaaatgaacccaacagtaggggtgggcacggtgctgttcggtgcggttccactcctaaattggaaccggaaccgaaatatattaacggtttgattcggtgcggttccacttaaatttatgactagaacattacggttcagtctacaccggttccgattcggttcttgccggtttacggttcctaataataaattatttgaacaccaaatcattatgcattcaaatacatcttctaaaactgattacataaaattgcatacaacacatcttttttaatgcaaatgtctttggtagtggcaccaagtcaacaaaaagagacaactaaaatacatatgcactggtcaatcagtcaacaaacaaaaaaatgatgaaacaaattgcaagttttcagacttcagagagcaagcaagaagcagcagctactgtacacaatttttcaacctattataccatgacatgtgtgtgtatatataatttatttatttattattaataaaacggttcggttcggttcggctggttcttggtcattcgaaaccggaaccggaaccggtttgaacggttcggttcggtttttcactcaaagttgacttttccggtcaacacggtttttttcggttttttttcttacggttcgatgcggttttgcggtttggcggtttttatgcccatcCCTACCCAACAGAGTATAGAAAACGAAGTTTCACGGGAGCAGACAGAGAGACAAAGTGGCAAGGTATAAGAAGAATGCTCTGCTGAGtgagcttttacccttttggtttcttttttttttttttttttttttataaactctGCCCCTCTCTCTTTAACTTTTCTCAGGTCTTTGCTTTGCCTGGTTTGTCTCTGCTCTCACCAGATCATGCATATTCCAAAGCCTGAGAAAGaacccttctttcttttcaattttcacttGGGTTTTTTAAggcttatttattgattttctcCGGCCTTTTATAATTTCACTTTGCCTCTAAACTGAATTTGTAGCGCTTCATCGTCTGAAACTATTAAAAATAAGTCATTCACTCATTACGTTCACACTAGTAGAAACTTGgcaatttgaaaatttcatattAATCGCCAACCACAATGACTCATCTTTGCCAGCATGGTATGAAATGTTCAAACTATCAATTCATTTAATATTCATGAGAATTGACAAAATTGGGGTGAAATAGCTCAATCATGACAGTTTCAAAGAATAAAATGAGACAAATTGAGGTTAAAATGCAATTTCAAAGAGCAAATcaataaataagtttttttttttttttacaaaatttctaCCATATTTCTCTATACAgtgttacaaaaaaaatttgatcgTTGGATTGTTAAATCTTACTTATTGTGTCTCCACAAAGAATTTAACGGTTAAATATAGCATTGTACAAAATATCTGGAAACACACTagaaaatctctttttttttacaagaatttTCATCtcggttttctttttttgataaaattttcaattgaacTTTGCTTTTTTTACAAGAATTTTCAATTGGGTTGTTCAGTCTCGTGCCAGTAGGGTTTGGGCACTTTTGtctttgctttgttttttaaaCCCCACACGCGCGCCAGTGTGAACATGGTGCTCTGTGCTTTTATTAACTTTTGGTGCTTCCTCCAACCAAATTTTAAaagcaaagtaaataaattaaatacatgttaaatatttgagaattttaacgaaaaattttcggtactgtttattttaataaaaattatatttttacactaaaaaatcaatcctgatactatttacttttctctttactttaccctttctgttaaaactcaaaagttttcaaatttttcgttttagttttccttatttttaattttaatttcagaCCGGTCAGTAATACATTTGTCCTTGTTCTGAGGTCAAACATCAAGCAGTTGCCATCAGCATGTTGAAATTGCAGACCTAAAGTTTCAAACTTGCAGATTGCAGATGCGTGCAGTGGTAGACAAGCTGATCAGGATGTTCAggataattaatttaattaattttcttaattttataacATCAGATAAGAAATCTAAAGGCAAAAACGCCAGCAGCCTAGCCTAGGGAACAGCCAGCACGAAATGTATGGCCTATCATAGGCTTTCTAACTCTCCTCTCTAAAAAATTTGGACTTTCATGGTTTTGGTGGTATTTGCTTTGtcaatttagattttaattttctatatttttcagttttgttttgAAAATCGCATACATTAAGCTGTGTTATGTCAaaatggagttttttttttcatttgttacGTGATAAGAGAGATAAAAACGTAAGATGCATATAACGAGCGAAAgcatattaaaatttatttggATAAAAAGTTAGAGAACCTGTTCAACTAGACCAATAATATTGGCAAGGAGATTCCAAACCCATTCTGCTTTACGTGGCTCACAAGAATCAGCAGAGAATACAGATAGAGATAGATCAAAATTCAAAGGGAGATATACCATGAGGGCCCTCTTTAAGAACCCTGAATCTTGTTTGCTTGCAAGAAAGAAGTTTTTGCAGTCTTctagaaattaaagaaattattcCAAGTCGTTTTCTTCTTGCTAAGTCGTTTTCTTGTCGCTTTTTTACCCCTTTTTTCATTACCTTTCTCAGTTTGTAATTGCTCGTCGGTCATGGATAAGTGTATATATTATCTATATAATTTGGGAGAAATAATCTCTTGGGGTTTAAGAAAGAAACTAGATACacaatgtgacatcccgtcccgggattattaaaacgcacgtgtgaaattaccttattgcccctagttcgtttttgtcatgttatgggttgttttgtgtggtgtggcatgtgttggacacacactcacacacacagtcACTCTCCTTTTCCCTCTGTctctcccgtgtctctctctctctctctctctctttctcttctcttccaccattaacgtacggacacacaccaagaaccctcaaaccttagcagatcgaaggaaccaactacaccattcaactcgtgaggtcgaggcgagctcagccataccattttcaggtgagaaatccttggttttcacgtcgattcaacaatggccgatttgagtactgttcatgcaaagtttgtacattgagtttttgggttttctgagctcgtaggtgtcttagtgaggtcctagggagcgtcggagtagctcgttggacgaagttggacgtcgggaaggcctggttcgaagttggccgaattTCGagtttgagacaggtatgatcgcgtaatttttagcctttaaaagtggtctaacgtgattctactagtctagggctttcttttggtccaagaatcatgaaaaatggttgagaaacgagtgagaaaacaaggttagaagtttttccagttttccggcgccggaggctcgccggagaaggtgacggaatattccgtcaaatctgacggaatattcctgacgccgttaacggaatctgtcaaaactgacggaatattcctaacggcgtcagttgacgccgtcagtgtgcgccacacgtgcctgcgcgtggccggcgcgtgtggccgtgccttggccggcgcgtgggggcgcgtgcggcggaggaaaattattttaaaaatatggttgtgatcctgaggttgtgtagagcacgttggtatattcatttgtccattttgagcaatgtatgagaagttattacgagaaattggttatgtgctttaaagttaacgttcttatagctatttcgcatataggtgacacgtaccccgaggacgagcgtgcacatgcgaggcaggggggctacgacccttctacataccagtgagtgggcttttgttttccgtatatacctatatacatttatattcccagaaattgattaaaaagggttatttgttttatgccatgcaccatatgattgtcgtttatgcatcatcacatgcattagtagtggcatacatatacatatgcatattgggtgttgtggacgcaaaggtaagtgccaggtaagcgttgtgcatgtttatgtttcagtaatggtttgagatagttagagagctcataacctgcacccctagtgttagtgctcccgcccgtggccagggcacagtccttcacgtgatgttcacctcccgcaccttatactcatcttggactcaaggtaggtgcacaggcctgtcgtacagaccactctaggtggttccgactcgtaggtgacccgcgattatttgcccagtcttcacgtgatcgtagcacttatttacacccaggcctgtcgtacagaccactttaggtggttccgactcgtgggcaggtttagatattgagattgagatttgagctctagatgcagccgtacaggtcacgttaggtgactccggctgccagattacatgatattgatacgtttatacctgggcacttgcatatcattatgagatttcggcatggcatattaattgagcatg
This genomic stretch from Pyrus communis chromosome 2, drPyrComm1.1, whole genome shotgun sequence harbors:
- the LOC137726495 gene encoding uncharacterized protein isoform X1, with amino-acid sequence MDQEFRMMRSQVPAFGSWDWNQDLPFTQCFESARQAGLLRYTTYSDGHDEERDLYVAGDLYENHVVTPAMIVVPRRRNKMLQSHVKEAKEESWVVSDVKEPPSPPPRHRPTPKPVDEDLYKISPDLLYAKSRKKRGFGFFSSCLLPTCVA
- the LOC137726495 gene encoding uncharacterized protein isoform X2 — protein: MDQEFRMMRSQVPAFGSWDWNQDLPFTQCFESARQAGLLRYTTYSDGHDEERDLYVAGDLYENHVVTPAMIVVPRRRNKMLQSHVKEAKEESWVVSDVKEPPSPPPRHRPTPKPVDEDLYKISPDLLYAKSRKRGFGFFSSCLLPTCVA